From a single Nicotiana tomentosiformis chromosome 2, ASM39032v3, whole genome shotgun sequence genomic region:
- the LOC104105842 gene encoding protein RST1 isoform X2, translating to MDSYTQLLEKIRIPQPSLQKFAVISIFEKLRSAPPHLDSDSGPGTDAITQCLHSTSASVLDQSVRELCRLVRDSKLDISRGLLELQSALEGSDSRFVNLFVKGIGFLARLGFQKNSLRFLASETHPFVKVLSCRVEVQTELVQQVIIFIVQSKHLGMVEVCEFLVPVLNYSIVRMPSSVSVSSFIRSLISSLAGLCCSIPGEAIPIIELLIGRLKFFPRNNSEDFTNISHCLECIVDAYVVVLQQLVEMGSLLHEAQLCGVELLDAMLCTNPKHTSSVENILEVSRRILIVQKDLGFGYTPELSTITLSLFMILVQSELEHEQFLAVKLILFLLKWKNENEHDVQRDAYDLNEELLFIFPAISLLSSPSKIVKQAATDLLHILGKLSNKLLIAQKTGQPNAMKFPSISTPKYIVFRLLQHLWLQDLSPLSGSFYPNYVPGHDTSIKDKHYVSKTWSSLVTDHMHHIIARRKSLSISQSQEIFPTNMPMILSAVACVLLTHQTYGSSSVDILSNSSNVDPKLGVPLLLVIQFYNHIFSTNTGADCHGVLLKLLEMLPLLASHPAIIPLIIQTLLPMLQNDKKPVLFATAIRLLCKTWELNDRVFGTLQGVLLADRFTRFASQRDICISMAVSICDICRRNPDRGVDLILSIAACIEQQDPLIQSLGLQSLGHLCEADAIDFYSAWDVIAKHVLNYSASAMVAHSLCLLLTWGALDAQAYPEASVNVLKILWDIGTSQDFRQASLWSKARASAFVALASYEVEHLERSIPDFKEKNLEFLVSETDPEVLTAVEGFEVKILTFEHITRRRSVKQKRVSANKIEKLLDVFPRLIFASERREKELPGAALFCLSFTKKDSRKAGAAEDLQDVQAKYEASLVDIATSLQLSRNILIAILSLQSWKPFMRRWMRSHILLLDAKLQTAVLDKAPKAAMEILKSMIAIAERMLPRSAENIALAVGALCLVLPASAHAVKATASKFLLDWLSQHEHEYRQWSAAISLGVISSCLHLTDHKQKFENINALLEVASVSKSTLVKGACGAGLGFSCQALLARADADDNAHLGKATYKIEEADLLRKIIRTLSQLICQVTPSSADVLETLSLSFPLESDNLNSEISGFLGSTSENLEEDVWGIAGLVLGLGNCIGAMYRAGIHNAVLNVKSLLISWIPHPTEITTMSKNHEILLSVGSCLSVPIVIAMCQRFELTDDADMEYLLGCYKELISKLLSIKRFDTFHQSLLMASCLGAGSLIGVVLNEGLHSLKIEHIKELLLLFRKSYSDSNPPLIHLGAMLGVVNALGAGAGTLIEPHPLSSSHAASDQKESSYISSPLITNAVLEPELTSLVQEIFLVAQNSDAHQLQQHAAWAISFLRQHLWFKEPQNDESTAENDSAGLKTALHSFPEDSTVMKLSLWLMHLNYLGTDAVSHVNTVSSVLRCLSHASRLPPLDWGAIIRRCMRYEGQVAGLLTQDISFERGNLRGECLLFSLSHAKQFDPLPSFLDEQCDIPRLRMLEPRLQFFVLSHLADLLKIFSGSRVVKLFEDVANLLSTSTCSESCDSLEKSSFRISCWRGLKLCLDESSHHPQEYKSSMEKCMELLFTSLPSAHTEGLCQGKILEEWCEAIRCLEKAQQEWLLDLLKVSEVNVADTDSLSFETVRKVQAKARLVQSGSLPLTVLTKLKTYLLDCRSQDIWDALTGVSITVQHAEGNAKRQWLIEALEISCVTRFPSTALQFIGLLCGSCCVYRPVLIADRFTVLSDLPVTLTSLLSDSTWMVVADAVVSCLWKSTERIYKWNKQLKGGGDYLLYTQPIDTSENDLACFLLLVMHQACVSLKDHLPLEKQLQLANMAVPSNIDAHELHARLNCYVKSLPLL from the exons ATGGACTCTTACACTCAACTGCTGGAGAAAATTCGAATCCCTCAACCATCACTTCAAAAATTCGCAGTCATCTCGATCTTCGAGAAGCTTCGATCGGCTCCGCCGCACTTGGACTCCGACTCTGGCCCTGGAACAGACGCTATTACTCAGTGCCTTCATTCCACCTCAGCTTCTGTCCTTGATCAATCCGTTCGAGAATTATGCCGCCTCGTCAGAGACTCCAAATTGGACATCTCTCGCGGGTTACTGGAGCTCCAGTCTGCTCTCGAAGGTTCAGATTCACGCTTCGTCAACCTTTTCGTCAAAGGCATAGGGTTTCTCGCTCGGTTAGGGTTCCAGAAGAACTCTTTGCGGTTTCTAGCTTCAGAGACTCATCCATTTGTCAAG GTTCTTTCTTGTCGCGTGGAGGTTCAGACGGAGCTAGTGCAACAAGTGATTATTTTTATAGTGCAGAGCAAACATTTGGGAATGGTGGAAGTTTGTGAATTCTTGGTACCTGTCTTGAATTATTCAATTGTTAGGATGCCCTCCTCTGTatcagtttcttcatttataaGAAGTTTGATATCGTCATTAGCTGGACTTTGTTGTTCGATTCCCGGGGAGGCCATTCCTATTATTGAGCTCCTCATTGGGCGTTTGAAGTTCTTTCCACGCAATAATTCAGAA GATTTTACTAATATTTCACACTGCCTTGAATGCATTGTAGATGCATATGTGGTGGTCTTGCAACAATTGGTGGAAATGGGATCG CTGCTTCACGAAGCTCAGTTATGTGGTGTGGAGCTACTGGATGCTATGTTGTGTACGAATCCAAAGCACACGAGTTCAGTTGAGAACATTTTAGAAGTATCAAGGCGCATATTGATAGTGCAAAAAGATCTTGGTTTCGGTTATACTCCTGAATTATCAACCATTACGCTGTCCTTGTTTATGATACTTGTGCAGTCTGAACTTGAACACGAACAGTTCTTGGCGGTGAAACTTATCCTATTTCTGTTGAAGTGGAAAAATGAGAATG AGCATGATGTCCAGAGAGATGCATATGATTTGAATGAAGAGCTCTTATTCATCTTCCCTGCTATCAGCCTTCTTTCTTCTCCGTCTAAAATAGTAAAACAAGCTGCAACCGATTTGCTTCATATTTTGGGAAAGCTTTCGAATAAGCTACTTATTGCACAAAAGACCGGACAGCCAAATGCAATGAAATTTCCTTCCATTAGTACACCTAAGTACATAGTCTTCAGACTCTTGCAGCACTTGTGGCTTCAG GACCTATCTCCATTATCTGGTTCTTTTTATCCAAATTATGTGCCTGGTCATGACACTTCCATTAAAGACAAGCACTATGTATCAAAAACTTGGAGCTCCTTGGTAACCGACCACATGCATCACATTATTGCAAGAAGAAAGTCCTTATCCATCTCACAGTCTCAGGAGATCTTTCCGACCA ATATGCCCATGATACTCAGTGCTGTTGCCTGTGTCCTCCTCACGCATCAAACATATGGAAGCTCTTCTGTTGATATCTTGTCTAATAGCAGCAATGTGGATCCTAAACTTGGTGTCCCTTTGTTGCTGGTCATTCAGTTCTACAACCATATATTTTCCACGAACACAGGTGCTGATTGTCATGGAGTTTTG CTAAAACTTCTGGAAATGCTACCGTTACTTGCGTCTCATCCTGCAATCATACCTCTCATTATTCAGACACTGTTGCCTATGCTTCAGAATGATAAGAAACC CGTTCTATTTGCCACTGCAATTCGTCTACTTTGCAAGACCTGGGAGCTCAATGACCGTGTCTTTGGGACCTTGCAG GGAGTACTACTTGCAGATAGATTTACTCGGTTTGCGTCTCAGAGAGATATCTGCATTAGTATGGCTGTTTCCATTTGTGATATCTGCAGAAGAAATCCTGATCGTGGAGTGGACCTTATTTTATCTATTGCG GCTTGTATCGAGCAACAAGATCCTTTAATTCAGTCTCTGGGTCTCCAAAGCCTTGGCCACCTCTGTGAAGCGGACGCCATTG ATTTTTATTCCGCCTGGGATGTGATTGCAAAGCATGTGCTAAACTACTCAGCAAGCGCCATGGTTGCTCACAG CCTCTGTCTTCTTTTGACATGGGGTGCATTGGATGCTCAAGCATACCCTGAAGCATCAGTAAATGTGTTGAAGATACTGTGGGATATTGGAACCTCCCAAGACTTCAGACAGGCTTCCTTATGGTCCAAAGCTCGGGCATCTGCCTTTGTGGCATTAGCCAGTTATGAG GTAGAGCATCTCGAAAGAAGTATTCCAGATTTCAAGGAAAAAAATTTGGAGTTTCTTGTGTCCGAGACTGACCCTGAAGTGCTTACTGCCGTGGAAGGATTTGAagtcaaaattttaacttttgagCACAT CACCCGTCGAAGATCAGTAAAGCAGAAAAGGGTGTCTGCAAACAAAATTGAGAAGCTGTTAGATGTCTTCCCGCGTCTCATCTTTGCTTCAG aaagaagagaaaaagaattACCTGGTGCGGCTCTTTTTTGCCTTTCCTTCACAAAGAAAGATTCAAGGAAGGCAGGAGCAGCAGAG GACTTACAAGATGTACAAGCTAAATATGAGGCCTCACTGGTTGATATAGCAACATCTCTTCAACTATCAAGAAATATATTGATAGCAATTCTTTCTTTGCAATCATGGAAGCCCTTCATGCGGAGGTGGATGAGATCCCATATCTTGTTACTTGATGCTAAGTTGCAGACTGCTGTTCTGGACAAAGCTCCTAAAGCTGCTATGGAAATTCTGAAG AGTATGATAGCAATTGCAGAGAGAATGCTCCCTCGATCTGCTGAGAATATCGCATTAGCTGTTGGAGCCCTTTGTTTG GTGCTGCCCGCTTCTGCGCATGCTGTTAAAGCAACCGCCTCAAAATTTTTGCTGGATTGGTTGTCCCAACATGAACATGAGTATCGCCAGTGGTCAGCAGCAATCTCTCTTGGTGTGATATCAAGTTGCCTACACCTCACCGATCACAAGCAGAAATTTGAGAATATCAATGCACTGCTTGAG GTTGCATCTGTGAGCAAAAGCACACTTGTGAAAGGAGCTTGTGGAGCTGGATTAGGTTTTTCTTGTCAAGCTCTTCTTGCCAGAGCTGATGCTGATGATAATGCTCACCTGGGCAAAGCGACATACAAGATAGAGGAAGCAGACTTGTTGAGAAAGATCATCAGGACCTTATCCCAGTTGATCTGTCAAGTCACACCTTCTTCAGCAGATGTTCTTGAAACTCTATCGCTATCTTTTCCTCTTGAATCAGATAATCTGAATTCAGAGATTTCTGGTTTTCTTGGTTCAACCAGCGAGAATTTAGAGGAAGACGTGTGGGGCATTGCAGGGCTTGTATTGGGTTTGGGTAATTGTATTGGTGCAATGTACAGAGCTGGGATTCATAATGCAGTTCTCAATGTAAAATCCTTACTTATTTCGTGGATTCCACACCCTACTGAAATTACCACTATGAGCAAAAATCACGAAATCTTATTATCTGTGGGCTCGTGTCTTTCTGTACCTATTGTAATTGCCATGTGTCAGAGGTTTGAACTTACTGATGATGCAGATATGGAATATCTATTGGGTTGCTATAAGGAACTTATCTCTAAGCTACTCTCTATTAAAAGATTTGACACCTTCCACCAGAGCTTATTGATGGCATCTTGTTTGGGGGCAGGAAGCCTTATCGGCGTGGTTTTGAATGAAGGGTTGCATTCTTTGAAAATTGAACACATTAAAGAATTGCTTTTGTTGTTCAGAAAAAGTTACTCTGACTCCAATCCTCCTcttattcatctgggtgccatgCTTGGAGTTGTAAATGCATTAGGAGCAGGTGCAGGGACACTGATTGAACCCCACCCTTTGAGCTCATCACATGCTGCTTCTGATCAGAAG GAATCTTCTTATATATCTAGTCCTTTAATTACAAATGCTGTTCTTGAGCCTGAGTTAACTTCACTAGTACAAGAGATATTCCTAGTTGCGCAAAATTCTGATGCTCATCAGTTACAGCAACATGCTGCATGGGCAATTTCTTTTCTTAGACAGCATTTGTGGTTCAAAGAACCTCAAAATGATGAAAGCACCGCAGAGAATGATTCTGCTGGATTGAAGACTGCCTTACATAGTTTTCCCGAGGACAGCACTGTCATGAAATTGTCTTTGTGGCTAATGCATCTGAACTATCTCGGG ACAGATGCTGTTTCACATGTAAACACAGTTTCTAGTGTTCTGCGGTGTCTTTCACATGCTTCTAGGCTACCACCATTGGATTGGGGAGCAATCATCAGACGGTGCATGAGATATGAGGGTCAAGTTGCTGGCTTGTTGACGCAAGACATAAGTTTTGAGAGAGGAAATCTCAGGGGGGAATGCTTACTTTTCTCGTTATCACATGCTAAGCAATTTGATCCTCTCCCTAGCTTCCTTGATGAGCAATGTGACATCCCTCGGTTGAGGATGCTTGAGCCTCGTCTGCAATTCTTTGTGCTTTCACATTTGGCAGATCTACTTAAGATTTTCTCAGGTTCTCGGGTCGTGAAATTATTTGAAGACGTTGCTAACTTATTGTCAACGTCTACTTGTTCTGAGAGTTGTGACTCCTTAGAGAAAAGCTCATTTAGGATTTCGTGCTGGAGGGGACTTAAGCTGTGTTTGGATGAATCTTCTCATCATCCTCAAGAGTATAAATCTAGCATGGAAAAATGCATGGAGTTGCTCTTTACGTCACTGCCTTCAGCTCATACTGAAGGGCTATGTCAGGGTAAAATTCTTGAAGAATGGTGTGAAGCAATTAGATGTCTCGAGAAGGCTCAACAAGAATGGCTATTGGATCTTCTTAAG GTTTCAGAGGTGAACGTCGCCGACACAGACTCTCTCTCGTTTGAAACTGTTAGAAAGGTTCAAGCAAAAGCAAGACTAGTTCAAAGTGGTTCCCTGCCATTGACAGTGCTTACAAAACTGAAAACTTATCTTTTGGACTGCAGATCTCAAG ATATCTGGGATGCTCTAACTGGAGTTTCAATAACTGTACAACATGCTGAAGGGAATGCCAAAAGACAATGGCTCATTGAGGCACTGGAAATTAGTTGTGTGACAAGATTTCCCTCCACG GCTCTGCAGTTCATCGGCCTGCTATGTGGCAGCTGCTGCGTATATAGGCCTGTGTTAATTGCGGACAGATTCACTGTTTTGAGCGACCTGCCAGTCACGCTCACATCCCTCCTCTCTGATAGCACGTGGATGGTAGTAGCAGATGCTGTTGTTTCTTGTTTGTGGAAGTCGACAGAGCGGATATATAAGTGGAACAAACAATTAAAAGGTGGTGGTGATTATTTGCTTTATACACAGCCCATTGACACGAGTGAAAATGATTTAGCCTGCTTTCTCCTACTAGTGATGCATCAAGCGTGTGTCTCTTTGAAAGACCACCTGCCTCTAGAGAAGCAGCTTCAACTTGCCAACATGGCGGTACCGTCAAATATTGATGCCCATGAGTTACACGCAAGGTTAAATTGCTATGTGAAGAGTCTACCTCTGCTTTGA
- the LOC104105842 gene encoding protein RST1 isoform X1 produces MDSYTQLLEKIRIPQPSLQKFAVISIFEKLRSAPPHLDSDSGPGTDAITQCLHSTSASVLDQSVRELCRLVRDSKLDISRGLLELQSALEGSDSRFVNLFVKGIGFLARLGFQKNSLRFLASETHPFVKVLSCRVEVQTELVQQVIIFIVQSKHLGMVEVCEFLVPVLNYSIVRMPSSVSVSSFIRSLISSLAGLCCSIPGEAIPIIELLIGRLKFFPRNNSEDFTNISHCLECIVDAYVVVLQQLVEMGSLLHEAQLCGVELLDAMLCTNPKHTSSVENILEVSRRILIVQKDLGFGYTPELSTITLSLFMILVQSELEHEQFLAVKLILFLLKWKNENEHDVQRDAYDLNEELLFIFPAISLLSSPSKIVKQAATDLLHILGKLSNKLLIAQKTGQPNAMKFPSISTPKYIVFRLLQHLWLQDLSPLSGSFYPNYVPGHDTSIKDKHYVSKTWSSLVTDHMHHIIARRKSLSISQSQEIFPTNMPMILSAVACVLLTHQTYGSSSVDILSNSSNVDPKLGVPLLLVIQFYNHIFSTNTGADCHGVLLKLLEMLPLLASHPAIIPLIIQTLLPMLQNDKKPVLFATAIRLLCKTWELNDRVFGTLQGVLLADRFTRFASQRDICISMAVSICDICRRNPDRGVDLILSIAACIEQQDPLIQSLGLQSLGHLCEADAIDFYSAWDVIAKHVLNYSASAMVAHSLCLLLTWGALDAQAYPEASVNVLKILWDIGTSQDFRQASLWSKARASAFVALASYEVEHLERSIPDFKEKNLEFLVSETDPEVLTAVEGFEVKILTFEHITRRRSVKQKRVSANKIEKLLDVFPRLIFASGKERREKELPGAALFCLSFTKKDSRKAGAAEDLQDVQAKYEASLVDIATSLQLSRNILIAILSLQSWKPFMRRWMRSHILLLDAKLQTAVLDKAPKAAMEILKSMIAIAERMLPRSAENIALAVGALCLVLPASAHAVKATASKFLLDWLSQHEHEYRQWSAAISLGVISSCLHLTDHKQKFENINALLEVASVSKSTLVKGACGAGLGFSCQALLARADADDNAHLGKATYKIEEADLLRKIIRTLSQLICQVTPSSADVLETLSLSFPLESDNLNSEISGFLGSTSENLEEDVWGIAGLVLGLGNCIGAMYRAGIHNAVLNVKSLLISWIPHPTEITTMSKNHEILLSVGSCLSVPIVIAMCQRFELTDDADMEYLLGCYKELISKLLSIKRFDTFHQSLLMASCLGAGSLIGVVLNEGLHSLKIEHIKELLLLFRKSYSDSNPPLIHLGAMLGVVNALGAGAGTLIEPHPLSSSHAASDQKESSYISSPLITNAVLEPELTSLVQEIFLVAQNSDAHQLQQHAAWAISFLRQHLWFKEPQNDESTAENDSAGLKTALHSFPEDSTVMKLSLWLMHLNYLGTDAVSHVNTVSSVLRCLSHASRLPPLDWGAIIRRCMRYEGQVAGLLTQDISFERGNLRGECLLFSLSHAKQFDPLPSFLDEQCDIPRLRMLEPRLQFFVLSHLADLLKIFSGSRVVKLFEDVANLLSTSTCSESCDSLEKSSFRISCWRGLKLCLDESSHHPQEYKSSMEKCMELLFTSLPSAHTEGLCQGKILEEWCEAIRCLEKAQQEWLLDLLKVSEVNVADTDSLSFETVRKVQAKARLVQSGSLPLTVLTKLKTYLLDCRSQDIWDALTGVSITVQHAEGNAKRQWLIEALEISCVTRFPSTALQFIGLLCGSCCVYRPVLIADRFTVLSDLPVTLTSLLSDSTWMVVADAVVSCLWKSTERIYKWNKQLKGGGDYLLYTQPIDTSENDLACFLLLVMHQACVSLKDHLPLEKQLQLANMAVPSNIDAHELHARLNCYVKSLPLL; encoded by the exons ATGGACTCTTACACTCAACTGCTGGAGAAAATTCGAATCCCTCAACCATCACTTCAAAAATTCGCAGTCATCTCGATCTTCGAGAAGCTTCGATCGGCTCCGCCGCACTTGGACTCCGACTCTGGCCCTGGAACAGACGCTATTACTCAGTGCCTTCATTCCACCTCAGCTTCTGTCCTTGATCAATCCGTTCGAGAATTATGCCGCCTCGTCAGAGACTCCAAATTGGACATCTCTCGCGGGTTACTGGAGCTCCAGTCTGCTCTCGAAGGTTCAGATTCACGCTTCGTCAACCTTTTCGTCAAAGGCATAGGGTTTCTCGCTCGGTTAGGGTTCCAGAAGAACTCTTTGCGGTTTCTAGCTTCAGAGACTCATCCATTTGTCAAG GTTCTTTCTTGTCGCGTGGAGGTTCAGACGGAGCTAGTGCAACAAGTGATTATTTTTATAGTGCAGAGCAAACATTTGGGAATGGTGGAAGTTTGTGAATTCTTGGTACCTGTCTTGAATTATTCAATTGTTAGGATGCCCTCCTCTGTatcagtttcttcatttataaGAAGTTTGATATCGTCATTAGCTGGACTTTGTTGTTCGATTCCCGGGGAGGCCATTCCTATTATTGAGCTCCTCATTGGGCGTTTGAAGTTCTTTCCACGCAATAATTCAGAA GATTTTACTAATATTTCACACTGCCTTGAATGCATTGTAGATGCATATGTGGTGGTCTTGCAACAATTGGTGGAAATGGGATCG CTGCTTCACGAAGCTCAGTTATGTGGTGTGGAGCTACTGGATGCTATGTTGTGTACGAATCCAAAGCACACGAGTTCAGTTGAGAACATTTTAGAAGTATCAAGGCGCATATTGATAGTGCAAAAAGATCTTGGTTTCGGTTATACTCCTGAATTATCAACCATTACGCTGTCCTTGTTTATGATACTTGTGCAGTCTGAACTTGAACACGAACAGTTCTTGGCGGTGAAACTTATCCTATTTCTGTTGAAGTGGAAAAATGAGAATG AGCATGATGTCCAGAGAGATGCATATGATTTGAATGAAGAGCTCTTATTCATCTTCCCTGCTATCAGCCTTCTTTCTTCTCCGTCTAAAATAGTAAAACAAGCTGCAACCGATTTGCTTCATATTTTGGGAAAGCTTTCGAATAAGCTACTTATTGCACAAAAGACCGGACAGCCAAATGCAATGAAATTTCCTTCCATTAGTACACCTAAGTACATAGTCTTCAGACTCTTGCAGCACTTGTGGCTTCAG GACCTATCTCCATTATCTGGTTCTTTTTATCCAAATTATGTGCCTGGTCATGACACTTCCATTAAAGACAAGCACTATGTATCAAAAACTTGGAGCTCCTTGGTAACCGACCACATGCATCACATTATTGCAAGAAGAAAGTCCTTATCCATCTCACAGTCTCAGGAGATCTTTCCGACCA ATATGCCCATGATACTCAGTGCTGTTGCCTGTGTCCTCCTCACGCATCAAACATATGGAAGCTCTTCTGTTGATATCTTGTCTAATAGCAGCAATGTGGATCCTAAACTTGGTGTCCCTTTGTTGCTGGTCATTCAGTTCTACAACCATATATTTTCCACGAACACAGGTGCTGATTGTCATGGAGTTTTG CTAAAACTTCTGGAAATGCTACCGTTACTTGCGTCTCATCCTGCAATCATACCTCTCATTATTCAGACACTGTTGCCTATGCTTCAGAATGATAAGAAACC CGTTCTATTTGCCACTGCAATTCGTCTACTTTGCAAGACCTGGGAGCTCAATGACCGTGTCTTTGGGACCTTGCAG GGAGTACTACTTGCAGATAGATTTACTCGGTTTGCGTCTCAGAGAGATATCTGCATTAGTATGGCTGTTTCCATTTGTGATATCTGCAGAAGAAATCCTGATCGTGGAGTGGACCTTATTTTATCTATTGCG GCTTGTATCGAGCAACAAGATCCTTTAATTCAGTCTCTGGGTCTCCAAAGCCTTGGCCACCTCTGTGAAGCGGACGCCATTG ATTTTTATTCCGCCTGGGATGTGATTGCAAAGCATGTGCTAAACTACTCAGCAAGCGCCATGGTTGCTCACAG CCTCTGTCTTCTTTTGACATGGGGTGCATTGGATGCTCAAGCATACCCTGAAGCATCAGTAAATGTGTTGAAGATACTGTGGGATATTGGAACCTCCCAAGACTTCAGACAGGCTTCCTTATGGTCCAAAGCTCGGGCATCTGCCTTTGTGGCATTAGCCAGTTATGAG GTAGAGCATCTCGAAAGAAGTATTCCAGATTTCAAGGAAAAAAATTTGGAGTTTCTTGTGTCCGAGACTGACCCTGAAGTGCTTACTGCCGTGGAAGGATTTGAagtcaaaattttaacttttgagCACAT CACCCGTCGAAGATCAGTAAAGCAGAAAAGGGTGTCTGCAAACAAAATTGAGAAGCTGTTAGATGTCTTCCCGCGTCTCATCTTTGCTTCAG gaaaagaaagaagagaaaaagaattACCTGGTGCGGCTCTTTTTTGCCTTTCCTTCACAAAGAAAGATTCAAGGAAGGCAGGAGCAGCAGAG GACTTACAAGATGTACAAGCTAAATATGAGGCCTCACTGGTTGATATAGCAACATCTCTTCAACTATCAAGAAATATATTGATAGCAATTCTTTCTTTGCAATCATGGAAGCCCTTCATGCGGAGGTGGATGAGATCCCATATCTTGTTACTTGATGCTAAGTTGCAGACTGCTGTTCTGGACAAAGCTCCTAAAGCTGCTATGGAAATTCTGAAG AGTATGATAGCAATTGCAGAGAGAATGCTCCCTCGATCTGCTGAGAATATCGCATTAGCTGTTGGAGCCCTTTGTTTG GTGCTGCCCGCTTCTGCGCATGCTGTTAAAGCAACCGCCTCAAAATTTTTGCTGGATTGGTTGTCCCAACATGAACATGAGTATCGCCAGTGGTCAGCAGCAATCTCTCTTGGTGTGATATCAAGTTGCCTACACCTCACCGATCACAAGCAGAAATTTGAGAATATCAATGCACTGCTTGAG GTTGCATCTGTGAGCAAAAGCACACTTGTGAAAGGAGCTTGTGGAGCTGGATTAGGTTTTTCTTGTCAAGCTCTTCTTGCCAGAGCTGATGCTGATGATAATGCTCACCTGGGCAAAGCGACATACAAGATAGAGGAAGCAGACTTGTTGAGAAAGATCATCAGGACCTTATCCCAGTTGATCTGTCAAGTCACACCTTCTTCAGCAGATGTTCTTGAAACTCTATCGCTATCTTTTCCTCTTGAATCAGATAATCTGAATTCAGAGATTTCTGGTTTTCTTGGTTCAACCAGCGAGAATTTAGAGGAAGACGTGTGGGGCATTGCAGGGCTTGTATTGGGTTTGGGTAATTGTATTGGTGCAATGTACAGAGCTGGGATTCATAATGCAGTTCTCAATGTAAAATCCTTACTTATTTCGTGGATTCCACACCCTACTGAAATTACCACTATGAGCAAAAATCACGAAATCTTATTATCTGTGGGCTCGTGTCTTTCTGTACCTATTGTAATTGCCATGTGTCAGAGGTTTGAACTTACTGATGATGCAGATATGGAATATCTATTGGGTTGCTATAAGGAACTTATCTCTAAGCTACTCTCTATTAAAAGATTTGACACCTTCCACCAGAGCTTATTGATGGCATCTTGTTTGGGGGCAGGAAGCCTTATCGGCGTGGTTTTGAATGAAGGGTTGCATTCTTTGAAAATTGAACACATTAAAGAATTGCTTTTGTTGTTCAGAAAAAGTTACTCTGACTCCAATCCTCCTcttattcatctgggtgccatgCTTGGAGTTGTAAATGCATTAGGAGCAGGTGCAGGGACACTGATTGAACCCCACCCTTTGAGCTCATCACATGCTGCTTCTGATCAGAAG GAATCTTCTTATATATCTAGTCCTTTAATTACAAATGCTGTTCTTGAGCCTGAGTTAACTTCACTAGTACAAGAGATATTCCTAGTTGCGCAAAATTCTGATGCTCATCAGTTACAGCAACATGCTGCATGGGCAATTTCTTTTCTTAGACAGCATTTGTGGTTCAAAGAACCTCAAAATGATGAAAGCACCGCAGAGAATGATTCTGCTGGATTGAAGACTGCCTTACATAGTTTTCCCGAGGACAGCACTGTCATGAAATTGTCTTTGTGGCTAATGCATCTGAACTATCTCGGG ACAGATGCTGTTTCACATGTAAACACAGTTTCTAGTGTTCTGCGGTGTCTTTCACATGCTTCTAGGCTACCACCATTGGATTGGGGAGCAATCATCAGACGGTGCATGAGATATGAGGGTCAAGTTGCTGGCTTGTTGACGCAAGACATAAGTTTTGAGAGAGGAAATCTCAGGGGGGAATGCTTACTTTTCTCGTTATCACATGCTAAGCAATTTGATCCTCTCCCTAGCTTCCTTGATGAGCAATGTGACATCCCTCGGTTGAGGATGCTTGAGCCTCGTCTGCAATTCTTTGTGCTTTCACATTTGGCAGATCTACTTAAGATTTTCTCAGGTTCTCGGGTCGTGAAATTATTTGAAGACGTTGCTAACTTATTGTCAACGTCTACTTGTTCTGAGAGTTGTGACTCCTTAGAGAAAAGCTCATTTAGGATTTCGTGCTGGAGGGGACTTAAGCTGTGTTTGGATGAATCTTCTCATCATCCTCAAGAGTATAAATCTAGCATGGAAAAATGCATGGAGTTGCTCTTTACGTCACTGCCTTCAGCTCATACTGAAGGGCTATGTCAGGGTAAAATTCTTGAAGAATGGTGTGAAGCAATTAGATGTCTCGAGAAGGCTCAACAAGAATGGCTATTGGATCTTCTTAAG GTTTCAGAGGTGAACGTCGCCGACACAGACTCTCTCTCGTTTGAAACTGTTAGAAAGGTTCAAGCAAAAGCAAGACTAGTTCAAAGTGGTTCCCTGCCATTGACAGTGCTTACAAAACTGAAAACTTATCTTTTGGACTGCAGATCTCAAG ATATCTGGGATGCTCTAACTGGAGTTTCAATAACTGTACAACATGCTGAAGGGAATGCCAAAAGACAATGGCTCATTGAGGCACTGGAAATTAGTTGTGTGACAAGATTTCCCTCCACG GCTCTGCAGTTCATCGGCCTGCTATGTGGCAGCTGCTGCGTATATAGGCCTGTGTTAATTGCGGACAGATTCACTGTTTTGAGCGACCTGCCAGTCACGCTCACATCCCTCCTCTCTGATAGCACGTGGATGGTAGTAGCAGATGCTGTTGTTTCTTGTTTGTGGAAGTCGACAGAGCGGATATATAAGTGGAACAAACAATTAAAAGGTGGTGGTGATTATTTGCTTTATACACAGCCCATTGACACGAGTGAAAATGATTTAGCCTGCTTTCTCCTACTAGTGATGCATCAAGCGTGTGTCTCTTTGAAAGACCACCTGCCTCTAGAGAAGCAGCTTCAACTTGCCAACATGGCGGTACCGTCAAATATTGATGCCCATGAGTTACACGCAAGGTTAAATTGCTATGTGAAGAGTCTACCTCTGCTTTGA